One genomic window of Deinococcus deserti VCD115 includes the following:
- a CDS encoding ABC transporter permease — translation MLTYALRRILGMIPTLVLISVVCFTVIQLQPGSFIDQYLDDPRVTKETVASITRQLGLDQPLWVQYLTWIRGIVTEGDFGYSFVNGRPVSSLIWERLGWTVFLALLTLVVSWVIAVPLGIYTAINRYGPSATIMNFLGYISLATPDFLVALLLIALVLNAGGTNVGGLFSPDFIDAPWSWARVRDLLGHLWIPMIAIGLEGVAGLMRQMRASMLDVINQDYIRTARSKGVTPQRVLWRHAVRNAINPLISLAGMSLPSLISGTIIASIVLNLPTIGPFLYDSLLNKDQYVAMTLLLFSALLLLIGNLLADLALAWADPRIRYE, via the coding sequence ATGCTGACCTACGCGCTGCGCCGCATTCTGGGCATGATTCCCACATTGGTGCTGATCAGCGTGGTGTGCTTCACCGTGATTCAGCTGCAGCCCGGCAGCTTTATCGATCAGTACCTCGACGATCCGCGCGTGACCAAGGAAACGGTGGCCAGCATCACCCGGCAGCTGGGTCTGGATCAGCCGCTGTGGGTGCAGTACCTCACCTGGATCCGGGGCATCGTGACCGAGGGCGACTTCGGGTATTCGTTCGTCAACGGCCGCCCGGTCAGCAGCCTGATCTGGGAGCGGCTGGGCTGGACCGTGTTCCTGGCCCTGCTGACCCTGGTGGTCAGCTGGGTGATTGCTGTGCCGCTGGGCATCTATACGGCCATCAACCGCTACGGACCCAGCGCCACCATCATGAATTTTCTGGGATACATCAGCCTGGCGACACCGGACTTCCTGGTGGCGCTGCTGCTGATTGCGCTGGTGCTGAACGCCGGCGGCACGAACGTGGGCGGGCTGTTCAGCCCCGACTTTATCGATGCTCCCTGGTCCTGGGCCCGGGTCCGCGACCTGCTGGGCCACCTCTGGATTCCCATGATCGCCATTGGCCTGGAAGGAGTCGCGGGCCTGATGCGTCAGATGCGCGCCAGCATGCTCGACGTCATCAACCAGGACTACATCCGCACGGCGCGCAGCAAGGGCGTCACCCCGCAGCGGGTGCTGTGGCGCCACGCGGTGCGCAACGCCATCAATCCGCTGATCAGTCTGGCGGGTATGAGCCTGCCCAGCCTGATCAGCGGGACCATCATTGCCAGCATCGTGCTGAACTTACCGACCATCGGGCCGTTTCTTTACGACAGCCTGCTGAACAAGGACCAGTACGTCGCCATGACGCTGCTGCTGTTCAGCGCCCTGCTGCTGCTGATCGGCAACCTTCTCGCGGACCTCGCGCTGGCGTGGGCCGACCCCAGGATCCGGTACGAATGA
- a CDS encoding ABC transporter substrate-binding protein, translating to MLKRSTLALLSLALLGGALAAPKKVSGYNALGIVNGKTGGSYTLTLGDSPQSLFYYGVIDNNLGLISQQMFDGLVEFNLATYKIEPALAESWTISPDGRTYTFKLRQGVKWSDGQAFDADDVVFTYKNIIMNPEARAGDVGNFRLDGKNVEIAKVDASTVRFTLPRAAPAFLLQQRYFIMPRHKLLKFSQEGGAKAADINGAWPTNVNETEVVGTGPFKLATYTAGQKVTLTRNPNYWKVDAAGKKLPYLDRLEFLVIRDPQAQVAQFLAGNLDQLNITGAQFPDLKQKEVAGAPFKVMRSTALFGSPPFVAYNFDAKDPALAKVFSDVRFRRAMQGAVNRERIIETVYNGLASLPGHGVAPANKAFYTNTTKQLGSFNLSAVNEALDAIGLSRKNAAGIRLLPNGRPLEFDLTYGTDSSVYPPIATILQSDFAKVGVKVNLKGILSSRLLSTGQSGDWEMILHAFGDQPDPELRRPIWQPGGSLYYWHRSTQPAKDGDPAIVSRMAKWERDIYNIFNDAATTTSASQRKALYTRWQLIFAQNLPVTPIAKPENIGAISNKYGNYVYNLGVIPGYNPVPLIFQK from the coding sequence ATGCTGAAACGAAGCACCCTCGCCCTGCTCTCCCTGGCACTGCTCGGCGGCGCCCTGGCAGCGCCCAAGAAAGTCAGCGGCTACAACGCCCTGGGGATCGTCAACGGCAAGACCGGCGGCTCCTACACCCTGACCCTGGGCGACAGCCCCCAGAGCCTGTTCTATTACGGCGTCATCGACAACAACCTCGGGTTGATCTCGCAGCAGATGTTCGACGGCCTGGTGGAGTTCAACCTCGCCACCTACAAGATCGAACCCGCCCTGGCCGAAAGCTGGACCATCAGCCCTGACGGCAGGACCTACACCTTCAAACTGCGCCAGGGCGTGAAATGGAGCGACGGGCAGGCCTTCGATGCCGATGACGTGGTGTTTACCTACAAAAACATCATCATGAACCCCGAGGCCCGGGCAGGCGACGTCGGGAACTTCAGGCTCGACGGCAAGAACGTCGAAATTGCCAAGGTGGATGCCAGCACCGTGCGCTTTACCCTGCCGCGCGCCGCTCCGGCCTTCCTGCTGCAGCAGCGCTACTTCATCATGCCCCGGCACAAACTGCTGAAATTCAGCCAGGAAGGCGGCGCCAAGGCGGCAGATATCAACGGCGCCTGGCCGACCAATGTCAACGAAACGGAAGTGGTGGGCACCGGGCCTTTCAAGCTGGCCACCTACACCGCCGGCCAGAAAGTCACCCTGACCCGCAACCCCAACTACTGGAAGGTGGACGCAGCCGGCAAGAAGCTGCCGTACCTCGACCGCCTCGAATTTCTGGTGATTCGTGACCCGCAGGCTCAGGTGGCCCAGTTCCTGGCCGGAAATTTGGACCAGCTGAACATCACCGGCGCGCAGTTCCCGGACCTCAAGCAGAAGGAAGTGGCCGGCGCCCCGTTCAAGGTGATGCGCTCGACCGCGCTGTTCGGCAGTCCTCCCTTCGTGGCCTATAACTTCGACGCCAAGGACCCGGCCCTGGCCAAGGTCTTCAGCGACGTGCGTTTCCGCCGCGCCATGCAGGGGGCCGTCAACCGTGAACGCATCATCGAAACCGTCTATAACGGCCTGGCGAGCCTGCCCGGACACGGCGTGGCCCCAGCCAACAAGGCCTTCTATACCAACACCACCAAGCAGCTGGGCAGCTTCAACCTCTCGGCGGTCAACGAGGCCCTGGACGCCATAGGTCTCAGCCGCAAGAACGCGGCTGGCATCCGCCTGCTCCCTAACGGCAGACCGTTGGAGTTCGACCTGACCTACGGCACTGACAGCAGCGTCTACCCGCCGATTGCCACCATCCTGCAGAGCGACTTCGCCAAGGTGGGCGTCAAGGTCAACCTCAAGGGCATCCTGAGCAGCCGGCTGCTGTCCACCGGTCAGAGCGGCGACTGGGAAATGATTCTGCACGCCTTCGGCGATCAGCCTGATCCCGAACTGCGCCGCCCGATCTGGCAGCCTGGGGGCAGTCTGTACTACTGGCACCGCAGCACCCAGCCTGCCAAGGACGGCGACCCGGCCATCGTGTCGCGAATGGCTAAGTGGGAGCGCGATATCTACAACATCTTCAACGACGCGGCCACCACCACCAGCGCTTCCCAGCGCAAAGCGCTGTACACCCGCTGGCAGCTGATATTTGCGCAGAACCTGCCGGTGACGCCCATCGCCAAACCCGAGAACATCGGGGCCATCAGCAACAAATATGGCAACTACGTGTACAACCTCGGCGTGATCCCTGGCTACAACCCGGTTCCGCTGATCTTCCAGAAGTAA
- a CDS encoding anhydro-N-acetylmuramic acid kinase produces MSRPPRVLGLMSGTSADGIDAALLELPGWPALGSGCPFPTLTGTAPRGRVVAHNFTPFPPDLRLAVLRAMRGETGAAELTSLHWWLGETLAHAARPLAGDADLIASHGQTVQHHPRADAGRGWARPATLQLGEAALIAEQTRKPVVADFRPADLAAGGLGAPLVPFADWALLSEPGVNRAVHNLGGISNLTYLPGTDASAVRAFDTGPANCLLDEAAALAGLDCDLGGALAAAGQVDQATVQRWLSHPELSAPPPKATGRETWSLARLGIPDLSVPDLAATATAFTAQTIADAYLRWVVPHGLDEVAVAGGGARNPTLMRELAGRLPVPLRTFEDLGWSARGFTDTTREAAAFAFLGYARAQGWPNTLPHTTGARHAVSGGKLLLPPPFTE; encoded by the coding sequence GTGAGTCGCCCGCCCCGCGTCCTGGGACTGATGAGCGGCACCAGTGCCGACGGCATCGACGCAGCGCTGCTGGAACTGCCCGGCTGGCCCGCCCTCGGGTCAGGCTGCCCGTTTCCCACGTTGACCGGCACGGCACCCCGAGGCCGGGTCGTGGCTCACAACTTCACGCCATTCCCGCCGGACCTGCGTCTGGCTGTCCTGCGCGCCATGCGCGGTGAGACCGGCGCCGCCGAGCTGACCAGTCTGCACTGGTGGCTGGGGGAGACCCTGGCACACGCGGCACGGCCCCTGGCGGGCGACGCCGACCTGATCGCCAGCCATGGGCAGACGGTCCAGCATCATCCCCGCGCAGACGCCGGGCGGGGATGGGCACGCCCGGCCACCCTGCAACTGGGAGAAGCTGCCCTGATTGCAGAGCAGACCAGAAAGCCTGTGGTGGCTGACTTCCGCCCGGCTGATCTGGCGGCAGGTGGACTGGGCGCTCCACTTGTTCCCTTTGCGGACTGGGCACTGCTGAGTGAACCCGGAGTCAACCGGGCGGTCCACAACCTGGGCGGCATCAGTAACCTGACGTATCTTCCCGGCACTGATGCAAGCGCGGTCAGGGCTTTTGATACGGGCCCGGCCAACTGCCTGCTGGATGAGGCGGCCGCGCTCGCAGGGTTGGATTGCGACTTGGGCGGCGCCCTGGCAGCTGCCGGACAGGTCGATCAGGCCACCGTGCAGCGCTGGTTGAGCCACCCGGAGCTGTCTGCGCCGCCGCCCAAGGCAACCGGCCGGGAGACCTGGAGCCTGGCCAGACTGGGGATCCCCGACCTCAGCGTTCCTGATCTGGCCGCCACCGCCACCGCGTTTACTGCTCAGACCATCGCGGACGCCTACCTGCGGTGGGTGGTGCCGCATGGGCTGGACGAGGTGGCGGTGGCCGGGGGCGGAGCGCGCAATCCGACCCTGATGCGTGAACTCGCAGGGCGGCTGCCGGTGCCGCTCCGGACCTTCGAGGACCTCGGCTGGTCGGCGCGCGGCTTTACCGATACCACCAGGGAGGCGGCAGCATTTGCATTTCTGGGCTACGCGCGGGCGCAGGGCTGGCCCAACACCCTGCCTCACACCACCGGCGCCCGGCATGCGGTCTCTGGTGGCAAACTTCTTCTTCCCCCACCTTTTACGGAGTGA
- the murQ gene encoding N-acetylmuramic acid 6-phosphate etherase produces MSTEFRLTDDPRRTEGFDPRHTHLDQLSPLALVQTFADDQQQALSAVGAAVPALSAAVEAALPFLERGGRLIYAGAGTSGRLGVLDATELTPTFSWPPERAVALIAGGSRAIREAVEGAEDDQDTGKSDVRGARVGPDDVMIALAASGTTPYVLGAVAQARADGALTVGLSNNPGTPLLTAVQCPVLLDTGPEVISGSTRLKAATAQKIALNILSSALMVRLGKVYGNLMVDVRATNTKLELRALRLVMHATGTDEHTALTALNAAAGRIKTAIVMLKLGVSSQEADERLAASKGHARATLGE; encoded by the coding sequence ATGAGCACCGAATTCCGCCTGACCGACGACCCACGGCGCACAGAGGGCTTTGATCCCCGGCATACCCATCTGGATCAGCTCTCGCCGCTGGCCCTGGTCCAGACCTTTGCCGACGACCAGCAGCAGGCGCTCAGTGCGGTGGGCGCCGCAGTGCCCGCGCTGAGTGCCGCGGTCGAGGCGGCCCTGCCGTTTCTGGAGCGTGGCGGCCGACTGATCTATGCAGGGGCCGGGACCAGTGGCCGGCTGGGCGTGCTGGACGCCACCGAACTGACCCCGACGTTCTCCTGGCCCCCTGAGCGGGCGGTCGCGCTTATCGCCGGCGGATCCCGCGCCATCCGTGAAGCGGTAGAAGGCGCCGAGGACGATCAGGACACCGGAAAAAGCGACGTGCGCGGCGCCCGGGTGGGACCGGACGACGTGATGATCGCCCTGGCGGCCAGCGGCACCACCCCCTACGTGCTGGGCGCAGTCGCCCAGGCCAGGGCGGATGGAGCCCTCACAGTGGGGCTGTCGAACAATCCGGGCACTCCGCTGCTGACGGCCGTGCAATGCCCGGTGTTGCTGGACACTGGTCCGGAGGTTATCAGTGGCAGCACCCGTCTGAAGGCGGCAACAGCGCAGAAGATCGCCCTGAATATTCTGTCGAGTGCGTTGATGGTGCGGCTCGGGAAGGTCTACGGCAACCTGATGGTGGATGTGCGGGCGACCAACACCAAGCTTGAGCTCCGTGCCCTTCGGTTGGTCATGCATGCAACAGGCACTGACGAACACACAGCCCTCACGGCGCTGAATGCGGCAGCCGGAAGGATCAAAACGGCGATTGTCATGCTGAAGCTGGGCGTCAGTTCACAGGAGGCCGACGAGCGGCTGGCCGCCTCTAAAGGGCATGCCCGCGCCACCCTTGGAGAGTGA
- a CDS encoding catalase: MTDHNPQNNTGTAVENAGSSSDSRRAEGEQNQTLTTRQGHPVTNNQNLRTIGSRGPTTLENYHFLEKISHFDRERIPERVVHARGAGAHGVFEAYGTVGEEPVSRYTRAKLFQEKGKQTPVFVRFSSVIHGGHSPETLRDPRGFAVKFYTEDGNWDLVGNNLKVFFIRDAMKFPDLVHAFKPDPVTNRQSGERIFDFISNTPEAMHMITLLFSPWGIPANYRQMQGSGVNTYKWVNDRGEGVLVKYHWEPLQGIRNLTQPEAEKIQAKNFNHATQDLYDAIERSEFPQWELCVQIMSDGDHPELDFDPLDDTKIWPREQFPWLPVGRMTLNRNPQNYFAEVEQAAFGTGVLVDGLDFSDDKMLQGRTFSYSDTQRYRVGPNYLQLPINAPKKHVATNQRDGQMVYMVDTAPGQNAHVNYEPSNLKGLTEAPRTYPDHTPWVEGPLVRQSIERTNNFAQAGEQYRNFEDWERDDLIANLVDNLKDAAPVIQTKMVELLTQCDADYGRSVAQGLAQAGQSSEESKQQAVEQAEENSHEAQPY, from the coding sequence ATGACCGACCACAATCCGCAGAACAACACTGGAACCGCCGTTGAAAACGCGGGGAGTTCCAGCGATTCCCGCCGTGCAGAAGGGGAGCAGAACCAGACGCTGACGACCCGGCAGGGCCATCCGGTCACCAACAACCAGAACCTGCGCACCATCGGCAGCCGGGGCCCTACGACCCTGGAGAATTATCACTTTCTGGAAAAAATCAGCCACTTCGACCGCGAGCGCATTCCCGAACGGGTGGTGCATGCCCGCGGCGCGGGCGCGCACGGAGTCTTTGAGGCTTACGGCACGGTGGGCGAAGAGCCGGTCAGCCGCTACACCCGGGCCAAGCTGTTCCAGGAAAAAGGAAAGCAGACACCGGTCTTCGTGCGGTTTTCGAGTGTCATTCACGGCGGCCACTCCCCGGAGACGCTGCGTGATCCCCGTGGTTTTGCCGTGAAGTTCTACACCGAGGACGGCAACTGGGATCTGGTGGGCAACAACCTCAAGGTGTTTTTTATCCGGGACGCCATGAAATTTCCTGATCTGGTCCACGCCTTCAAACCGGATCCGGTGACCAACCGCCAGAGCGGTGAGCGCATCTTTGATTTCATCAGCAACACGCCCGAAGCCATGCATATGATCACCCTGCTGTTCTCGCCGTGGGGCATTCCGGCCAACTACCGCCAGATGCAGGGCTCTGGGGTCAACACCTACAAGTGGGTCAATGACCGCGGCGAAGGCGTGCTGGTCAAGTACCACTGGGAGCCGCTGCAGGGCATCCGCAACCTGACCCAGCCGGAAGCGGAGAAGATCCAGGCCAAGAATTTCAACCACGCCACCCAGGATCTGTATGACGCCATCGAGCGCAGTGAGTTTCCGCAGTGGGAACTGTGCGTGCAAATCATGAGCGACGGCGACCACCCGGAACTCGACTTCGATCCGCTGGATGACACCAAAATCTGGCCGCGCGAGCAGTTCCCCTGGCTGCCGGTGGGCCGCATGACCCTGAACCGCAACCCGCAGAACTACTTTGCCGAAGTGGAGCAGGCGGCTTTCGGCACCGGCGTGCTGGTTGATGGCCTGGATTTCAGCGATGACAAGATGCTCCAGGGCCGGACCTTCTCGTACTCCGACACGCAGCGTTACCGCGTGGGCCCCAACTACCTCCAGCTGCCGATCAATGCACCCAAAAAGCATGTCGCCACCAACCAGCGTGACGGGCAGATGGTCTATATGGTCGATACGGCGCCGGGCCAGAATGCCCACGTCAATTACGAGCCGTCTAACCTCAAGGGCCTGACCGAAGCGCCGCGAACCTACCCGGACCACACTCCCTGGGTCGAAGGCCCCCTGGTACGCCAGAGCATCGAGCGGACCAACAACTTTGCCCAGGCCGGAGAGCAGTACCGCAATTTCGAGGACTGGGAACGCGACGATCTGATTGCCAATCTGGTGGACAACCTGAAGGACGCAGCGCCTGTCATCCAGACCAAAATGGTCGAGCTGCTGACCCAGTGTGACGCCGACTACGGCCGCAGCGTGGCACAGGGCCTGGCCCAGGCAGGGCAGAGCAGCGAAGAGAGCAAGCAACAGGCGGTCGAACAGGCCGAGGAAAACAGCCACGAGGCGCAGCCGTACTGA
- a CDS encoding Fur family transcriptional regulator, translating to MTTPASTAMLQNLLEDHGLRATQPRLRLLEFFALTRGHFTPEEISEQLREQGQPISIATLYQNLKTFSDRGLVKEMIGHGGEVRYDTNLDPHSHLVCLNCGQLTDIHLDLQELHPPSQASGWLITQARVDLQGLCPGCQKRN from the coding sequence ATGACCACACCTGCCTCCACGGCCATGCTGCAGAACCTGCTCGAAGACCACGGTCTGCGTGCAACCCAGCCGCGTCTGCGACTGCTGGAATTCTTTGCGCTGACGCGGGGTCACTTCACGCCTGAGGAAATTTCCGAGCAGTTGCGCGAGCAGGGTCAGCCGATCAGCATCGCGACGCTGTACCAGAACCTGAAAACCTTCAGCGACCGAGGTCTGGTCAAGGAGATGATCGGCCATGGGGGCGAGGTCCGGTACGACACCAACCTGGACCCGCATTCGCATCTGGTGTGCCTGAACTGTGGTCAGCTGACGGACATCCACCTCGACCTTCAGGAACTTCACCCGCCGTCGCAGGCCAGCGGCTGGCTGATTACCCAGGCGCGGGTGGACCTGCAGGGCCTGTGTCCGGGCTGTCAGAAAAGAAACTGA
- a CDS encoding GntR family transcriptional regulator, with product MSLHLPEWALPLDAASATPVYLQVASGIAQRIRDGELERGSALPSERELASSLGVSRVTVRQALAQLAEQGLLTRRHGSGTFVAPPPEAPAARPLGLLTSFSDDVRSRGHRPGAQVLKFERGRPTAQEAMSLALSPADTVLRVRRLRTSSGEPLAVEESTLPASLVEPLTEQDVTDASLYALLAARNLQPYRAIRHLRAVNAPDQLASLLGILPGSALLATERVSWTRDGRPIEYARAHYRGDRYDFVMELQGDGP from the coding sequence ATGTCCCTGCACCTGCCGGAATGGGCTCTGCCACTGGATGCCGCGAGCGCGACCCCTGTGTATCTTCAGGTCGCTTCGGGCATTGCCCAGCGCATTCGGGACGGCGAACTGGAGCGCGGCAGCGCCCTCCCGTCCGAACGGGAACTGGCCAGCAGTCTGGGTGTGTCGCGTGTCACTGTGCGCCAGGCCCTCGCCCAGCTGGCCGAGCAGGGCCTGCTGACCCGGCGCCACGGCAGCGGGACGTTTGTCGCACCGCCGCCTGAAGCGCCAGCGGCCCGTCCCCTTGGACTGCTGACCTCGTTTTCCGATGACGTGCGGTCGCGTGGACACCGGCCAGGCGCACAGGTGCTGAAATTTGAGCGGGGCCGTCCCACGGCCCAGGAGGCCATGAGCCTGGCCCTCTCGCCGGCCGACACCGTCTTGCGGGTCCGGCGGCTGCGGACCTCCAGTGGCGAGCCGCTGGCCGTGGAGGAAAGTACCCTGCCCGCCTCACTGGTCGAGCCACTCACCGAACAGGACGTCACCGATGCCAGCCTGTACGCCCTGCTGGCAGCGCGGAATCTGCAACCCTACCGGGCTATCCGCCATCTAAGGGCGGTCAATGCCCCGGACCAGCTGGCCTCGCTACTGGGCATTCTTCCAGGCAGCGCGCTGCTGGCCACCGAGCGGGTCTCCTGGACCCGGGACGGCCGCCCGATCGAATACGCACGGGCGCATTACCGGGGCGACCGCTACGACTTCGTGATGGAACTTCAGGGAGATGGCCCGTGA
- a CDS encoding ABC transporter permease, with translation MTAVTGPLAAQTVRARQTPLALALRRFRRNRVGVLSFWVLTAMYLIALLAGFLAPYSITAQHEAYPYQRPQAVHVMHEGKLMRPFVYGFKKTRDPVTFLSTFAEDKSRPLPILLFVRGDDPAEFRYSLLGVFKSQWHLFGVKDGYYFPIGTDKFGRDLLSRMLVGSQVSLTVGVIGILISFTIGIVLGGISGFFGGWVDNAIQRVIEVLLSFPRLPILLALSTIIPAKWPSTWVYLGIVAVLSLIGWAGLARVVRGQVISARNVDYVQAARAIGASDLRVILRHIMPNLSSFLIVTATLALPGYILGESALSFLGLGIKEPMTSWGLLLKDAQNFETLNLYPWLLLPGLMIVISVLAFNFMGDALRDAADTQSR, from the coding sequence ATGACGGCGGTCACCGGCCCGCTGGCCGCCCAGACTGTTCGTGCGCGGCAGACGCCACTGGCGCTGGCGCTGCGCCGCTTCCGCCGCAACCGGGTCGGGGTCCTGAGTTTCTGGGTGCTGACGGCCATGTACCTGATCGCGCTGCTGGCTGGATTCCTGGCGCCGTACTCGATCACGGCCCAGCACGAGGCCTACCCCTACCAGCGCCCGCAGGCGGTGCATGTCATGCACGAGGGCAAGCTGATGCGGCCGTTCGTGTATGGCTTCAAGAAAACGCGGGATCCGGTCACGTTCCTGTCCACCTTCGCCGAGGACAAGAGCCGCCCCCTGCCAATCCTGCTGTTCGTGCGTGGCGACGATCCGGCCGAGTTCCGGTACAGCCTGCTGGGCGTTTTCAAAAGCCAGTGGCACCTGTTTGGGGTCAAGGATGGCTACTACTTTCCGATCGGTACCGACAAGTTCGGCCGTGACCTGTTGTCGCGCATGCTGGTGGGCTCGCAGGTCAGCCTGACAGTCGGCGTGATCGGGATTCTGATCAGCTTCACCATCGGCATCGTGCTGGGGGGCATCAGCGGCTTTTTCGGCGGCTGGGTCGACAACGCGATTCAGCGCGTCATCGAGGTGCTGCTGTCGTTTCCGCGCCTGCCCATCCTGCTGGCCCTGTCCACCATCATCCCGGCGAAATGGCCCAGCACGTGGGTGTACCTGGGCATCGTGGCGGTGCTGTCCCTGATTGGCTGGGCCGGACTGGCCCGCGTGGTCCGCGGGCAGGTCATCAGCGCCCGCAACGTGGACTATGTGCAGGCGGCGCGGGCCATCGGTGCCAGCGACCTGCGGGTGATCCTGCGCCACATCATGCCCAACCTCAGCAGCTTTCTGATCGTGACGGCCACGCTGGCCTTGCCGGGCTACATCCTGGGGGAAAGTGCGCTGAGCTTCCTGGGCCTGGGCATCAAGGAACCCATGACCAGCTGGGGCCTGCTGCTCAAAGACGCCCAGAACTTCGAGACCCTCAACCTCTACCCCTGGCTGCTGCTGCCGGGCCTGATGATCGTGATTTCCGTGCTGGCCTTCAACTTCATGGGTGACGCCCTGCGCGACGCCGCCGATACCCAGAGCCGCTAG